The following proteins come from a genomic window of Streptomyces sp. GS7:
- a CDS encoding linaridin family RiPP, with protein MSMLAEFANAELVDVKPGRIGSDATPTMTTPLATVATPEATPVGFAATAATADALNMLTHNIAH; from the coding sequence ATGTCTATGCTGGCTGAGTTCGCCAACGCCGAGCTGGTCGACGTCAAGCCGGGCCGCATCGGCTCCGACGCCACCCCGACCATGACCACCCCGCTCGCCACCGTGGCGACCCCGGAGGCCACCCCGGTCGGTTTCGCGGCCACCGCGGCGACCGCTGACGCGCTCAACATGCTGACGCACAACATCGCTCACTGA
- a CDS encoding alpha/beta fold hydrolase, with protein sequence MVLLENGLGMPHEYWDWVCDALPEDMGYVRYNRPGYGLSTPSPRYGLEHHFALVQELRETYVADLPLVLAGHSLGGYLIAAYASRHPGATEGVTAVVMIDATEVNHLRSSRRSDMDRWSHQSMLMEQVWAVTGLSVFSPALNQHKTYRPEINRLYTSFLAHPRTWALTFRDYRDAMTYPELTELDVPLTVVTAENNQGDNAAHHIVQTRLAALSTRSRHHFVDGADHESLLSIKPHAEQVAEVIAGEPPTERTGSEQQQSAKNGPVAGNAEEREKELT encoded by the coding sequence ATGGTCCTGCTGGAAAACGGACTGGGCATGCCCCATGAATACTGGGACTGGGTCTGCGACGCACTCCCCGAAGACATGGGGTATGTGCGGTACAACCGGCCCGGATACGGGCTCAGCACGCCGTCACCTCGCTACGGTCTGGAGCATCATTTCGCGCTGGTGCAGGAGCTGCGTGAAACGTATGTCGCCGACCTTCCGCTGGTGCTGGCCGGGCACTCCCTCGGCGGATACCTGATCGCCGCCTACGCGTCGCGCCACCCAGGGGCGACGGAGGGCGTGACCGCGGTGGTCATGATCGACGCCACCGAGGTGAACCACCTGCGCAGCAGCCGCCGCTCCGACATGGACCGCTGGTCCCACCAGTCGATGCTCATGGAGCAGGTGTGGGCGGTGACGGGCCTCTCGGTCTTCAGCCCCGCCCTGAACCAGCACAAGACCTACCGCCCCGAAATCAACCGTCTCTACACGTCGTTCCTGGCGCACCCCCGCACCTGGGCGCTGACGTTCCGGGACTACCGGGACGCGATGACCTATCCGGAACTGACCGAACTGGACGTTCCGCTGACCGTGGTCACCGCGGAGAACAACCAGGGCGACAACGCCGCGCACCACATCGTCCAGACCCGGCTGGCCGCCCTGTCGACGAGGTCCCGGCACCACTTCGTCGACGGTGCCGACCACGAGTCGCTGCTCTCCATCAAGCCGCACGCCGAGCAGGTGGCGGAGGTGATCGCCGGCGAACCGCCGACCGAACGGACCGGCTCGGAACAGCAGCAGTCCGCCAAGAACGGCCCGGTCGCCGGGAATGCCGAGGAACGTGAAAAGGAGCTGACGTGA
- a CDS encoding transposase — MRGPRAGTALATAKNGRPVHLLLRHTLSTAHRNADRRRGFHVGRPPILPADKKLGLLVRVMSGQLTAAEAAREAGVSEQSVSNWRRQFIEGARNGLAGESGRDSEEASRIAELTQENAMLKATIGELYMELRKFGRGIPSRVPMPRGKIRPERRVN, encoded by the coding sequence GTGCGAGGCCCACGGGCCGGGACGGCACTCGCCACAGCGAAAAACGGTCGCCCTGTTCATCTGTTGCTACGTCACACCCTGAGTACGGCACACCGGAACGCGGATCGTAGAAGGGGGTTCCACGTGGGACGTCCACCGATTTTGCCCGCAGACAAGAAACTCGGTCTCCTGGTCAGAGTCATGAGTGGCCAACTGACCGCGGCAGAGGCCGCGCGTGAAGCTGGAGTCTCCGAACAGTCAGTATCAAACTGGCGCCGACAGTTTATTGAGGGGGCTCGCAACGGCCTGGCCGGCGAGAGTGGAAGGGACTCCGAGGAGGCATCCCGGATAGCTGAGTTGACCCAGGAAAACGCCATGTTGAAGGCCACGATAGGCGAGCTGTACATGGAACTCCGGAAGTTTGGGCGGGGTATCCCCAGTCGCGTGCCCATGCCGCGCGGAAAGATTCGTCCGGAGCGAAGAGTCAACTAA
- a CDS encoding phytoene desaturase family protein — protein sequence MSSTDVAIVGTGPNGLAAGVVLARAGLKVELHEAAETIGGGLRTAPLFDSGVVHDICSAVHPMAAASPFFRAFDLAARGVELLHPEISYAHPLDGGRAALAYRSLADTCAHLGPDGPRWRRLMRPLLEHSEAVVELILGGQRSLPRDPAAALLLAGRVAVHGTGLGAARFQGEEAAALLTGVAAHAVGRLPSLAAGAVAMLLGHLAHGTGWPLPRGGSARIAEAMAQDITAHGGVFHTGHAVTDLAQLGGARAVLLDTSPKGFLALAGERLPRSYARALARFRYGPGAAKVDFLVSEPIPWADPAVGRAGTVHLGGTHAEMVRQETRNARGVRTREPFVLLVDPAVTDPGRALPGKRPVWAYAHVPNGDPTDPYDLVRARIERYAPGFGDTVVAHRSVPAAAYETYNPNYVGGDIGSGAMTLYQSIARPVPHVDPYRTPLPGVFLCSSATPPGPSVHGMSGYLAAISALRHRFDIRNVPVLSPKAAVI from the coding sequence GTGAGCAGCACGGACGTGGCCATCGTCGGCACCGGCCCCAACGGCCTGGCGGCCGGTGTGGTCCTGGCCCGAGCCGGCCTGAAGGTCGAACTCCACGAGGCAGCCGAGACCATCGGCGGCGGGCTGCGCACCGCGCCGCTCTTCGACAGCGGCGTGGTCCACGACATCTGCTCCGCCGTCCATCCCATGGCCGCCGCCTCCCCGTTCTTCCGCGCGTTCGACCTGGCGGCCCGCGGGGTCGAGCTGCTGCACCCCGAGATCAGCTACGCCCACCCGCTGGACGGGGGCCGGGCCGCCCTGGCCTACCGCTCGCTGGCGGACACCTGCGCGCACCTGGGCCCCGACGGCCCGCGCTGGCGGCGGCTGATGCGCCCGCTTCTGGAGCACAGCGAAGCCGTCGTCGAGCTGATCCTCGGCGGGCAGCGCAGCCTGCCGCGGGATCCCGCCGCCGCCCTGCTCCTGGCCGGCAGGGTGGCCGTCCACGGCACCGGGCTCGGCGCGGCACGCTTCCAGGGCGAGGAGGCGGCGGCCCTGCTCACCGGCGTCGCCGCGCACGCGGTCGGCAGGCTGCCGAGTCTCGCGGCCGGCGCGGTGGCCATGCTGCTCGGCCACCTGGCGCACGGGACGGGGTGGCCGCTGCCGCGCGGCGGCAGCGCCCGTATCGCGGAGGCGATGGCCCAGGACATCACCGCGCACGGCGGCGTCTTCCACACCGGGCACGCGGTGACGGACCTGGCGCAACTGGGCGGCGCGCGGGCGGTGTTGCTGGACACCAGCCCCAAGGGCTTCCTGGCCCTCGCGGGCGAACGGCTGCCCCGCTCCTACGCGCGCGCCCTCGCGCGGTTCCGCTACGGTCCCGGCGCCGCCAAGGTCGACTTCCTGGTCTCCGAGCCGATCCCCTGGGCCGATCCCGCGGTGGGCCGCGCCGGGACGGTGCATCTGGGCGGCACGCATGCCGAGATGGTGCGCCAGGAGACGAGGAACGCACGCGGGGTACGGACCAGGGAGCCGTTCGTCCTGCTCGTGGACCCCGCGGTGACCGATCCGGGACGTGCGCTGCCCGGGAAGCGCCCCGTGTGGGCCTACGCCCATGTGCCGAACGGCGATCCCACCGACCCCTACGACCTGGTGCGCGCCCGCATCGAGCGCTACGCCCCGGGGTTCGGGGACACGGTCGTCGCCCACCGCTCCGTGCCCGCCGCCGCGTACGAGACCTACAACCCCAACTACGTGGGCGGGGACATCGGTTCGGGTGCGATGACGCTGTACCAGAGCATCGCGCGGCCCGTGCCCCACGTCGACCCCTACCGCACACCGCTGCCCGGAGTGTTCCTGTGCTCCTCGGCCACCCCGCCGGGGCCCAGCGTGCACGGCATGTCCGGCTATCTGGCCGCGATTTCCGCACTACGGCACCGTTTCGATATACGTAACGTACCCGTGCTGTCACCGAAGGCTGCCGTTATTTAA
- a CDS encoding ABC transporter ATP-binding protein: MASHAGHASLSSRTGHGAGSVSSVVRQHTRLLVTGVLLGLLGVGASLTQPWSIGKLIEAAGKGESLAFPIVRLVTLFCVGAVFSSLQAYVIGRAGENIVYDVRQLLTGRLLRADLTEFGKRPQGDILTRTVTDTSLVKIALSQSLAQLIISGATVIGGVVLMFLIDVRLMLITIGCLGAASLISLSIARKLRRVALQNRDDTGQFGTAVQRVLAALPTVKASRAETRETARIGKLAERARRSGIRVNAYNALFTPSMNVGTQGALAVVVGAGMAWVARGEMKMADLTTFIMYLFQLVSPLVTFFMGIGQFIQGRAAIQRVDELARMPQEGNGAEEASGGAPVGPLALHVPAVEFHDVRFGYRRGEEGERTQVLHGISLTVPARGLTAVVGPSGAGKTSMFQLIERFYALDGGVILIGGKNIETLPLDTVRGLVGYVQQDSATMRGTVRENLTYAHPHAAEDDIWEAVEMAGLTSVVAGLPKGLDTELGDQGSGLSGGQRQRLCIARTLLQKPAVMLLDEATSNLDSDSERDFRDVLRRVSQQCAVIAIAHRISTVVDAEKIVVLEGGRVRATGVHQDLMEHDELYRRLAGSQLHAGSAPVATATDWVRGEPGAGPLASALGWPQWGGLNEQTVRLRPIRIEEQW; the protein is encoded by the coding sequence ATGGCGAGTCATGCCGGCCACGCAAGCCTGAGTAGCAGGACCGGACACGGCGCCGGATCGGTCTCTAGCGTCGTCAGACAACACACCAGACTGCTCGTCACGGGTGTGCTGCTGGGCCTGCTGGGCGTGGGCGCCTCGCTCACCCAACCGTGGTCCATCGGAAAACTGATCGAGGCGGCGGGCAAGGGCGAATCGCTGGCCTTCCCGATCGTCCGGCTCGTCACCCTCTTCTGCGTGGGCGCGGTCTTCTCCTCGCTCCAGGCGTACGTCATCGGGCGGGCCGGGGAGAACATCGTCTACGACGTCCGCCAGCTGCTGACCGGACGGCTGCTCCGCGCCGACCTCACGGAATTCGGGAAGCGGCCCCAGGGCGACATCCTCACCCGCACGGTCACCGACACCTCACTGGTGAAGATCGCCCTCTCGCAGAGCCTCGCCCAGCTGATCATCAGCGGTGCCACCGTGATCGGCGGCGTGGTGCTGATGTTCCTCATCGACGTGCGGCTGATGCTCATCACCATCGGCTGCCTCGGCGCCGCCAGCCTCATCTCGCTCTCCATCGCGCGCAAGCTGCGCAGGGTGGCCCTCCAAAACCGGGACGACACCGGCCAGTTCGGCACCGCCGTACAGCGCGTGCTCGCCGCGCTGCCCACCGTCAAGGCGTCGCGCGCCGAGACGCGGGAGACCGCCCGCATCGGCAAGCTGGCCGAGCGGGCGCGGCGTTCGGGTATCCGGGTCAACGCCTACAACGCCCTGTTCACACCGTCCATGAACGTCGGTACGCAGGGCGCGCTGGCCGTCGTCGTCGGTGCCGGAATGGCCTGGGTGGCCCGCGGCGAGATGAAGATGGCCGACCTGACCACGTTCATCATGTACCTCTTCCAGCTGGTGTCGCCGCTGGTGACGTTCTTCATGGGGATAGGCCAGTTCATCCAGGGCCGGGCCGCCATCCAGCGGGTCGACGAGCTGGCCCGCATGCCCCAGGAGGGCAACGGGGCGGAGGAGGCGTCCGGCGGCGCGCCCGTCGGGCCGCTGGCCCTGCACGTGCCGGCGGTCGAGTTCCACGACGTGCGGTTCGGCTACCGGCGGGGCGAGGAGGGGGAGCGGACGCAGGTCCTCCACGGCATCTCGCTCACCGTGCCGGCGCGCGGGCTGACGGCGGTGGTCGGGCCCTCGGGCGCGGGCAAGACCAGCATGTTCCAGCTCATCGAGCGCTTCTACGCGCTCGACGGCGGCGTCATCCTGATCGGCGGGAAGAACATCGAGACGCTGCCGCTCGACACCGTCCGCGGGCTGGTCGGCTACGTCCAGCAGGACAGCGCGACCATGCGCGGCACGGTCCGGGAGAACCTGACCTACGCCCATCCGCACGCCGCCGAGGACGACATCTGGGAGGCGGTGGAGATGGCCGGCCTCACCTCGGTGGTCGCCGGTCTCCCGAAGGGACTCGACACCGAACTCGGCGACCAGGGCAGCGGACTGTCCGGCGGGCAGCGCCAACGCCTGTGCATCGCCCGTACGTTGCTCCAGAAGCCCGCGGTCATGCTGCTGGACGAGGCGACCTCCAACCTGGACTCCGACTCGGAGCGGGACTTCCGCGACGTGCTGCGCCGGGTGTCCCAGCAGTGCGCGGTCATCGCCATCGCCCACCGCATCTCCACGGTGGTCGACGCCGAGAAGATCGTGGTGCTGGAAGGCGGCCGGGTCCGCGCCACCGGCGTGCACCAGGACCTGATGGAGCACGACGAGCTGTACCGGCGGCTGGCGGGCTCCCAACTGCACGCCGGGTCCGCGCCCGTCGCCACGGCGACCGACTGGGTGCGCGGGGAGCCGGGGGCGGGTCCGCTGGCGTCCGCGCTCGGCTGGCCCCAATGGGGCGGCCTCAACGAGCAGACGGTGCGGCTTCGGCCCATCAGGATCGAGGAGCAGTGGTGA
- a CDS encoding threonine/serine ThrE exporter family protein — protein MVSDPPRGQRGSSGNSTGAGRGGGTGDPGTSEPAGLPEERKPQSDEAHSAFTPPLGVPLPPTPEEEHPTSEFALPEGLRPEAPAEQEGSAFAPPGSTTGQTPLPGTVAGGLAFTPPHGIPVLSLTKEAPWQDRMRTMLRMPIHERPVPERVERAEDETGGPAVPRVLDLTLRIGEILLAGGEGAEDVEAAMFGVAHAYGLERVEPTVTFTLLSISYQPSLVDDPVTASRTVRRRGVDYNRLSAVFRLVDEITSEGITLEEAYRGLAEIRRNRHPYPSWALTLASGLLSGAASMLVGGGALVFAAAAVGSMLGDRLAWLASGRGLPEFYQFVCAAMPPAAIGLAFGLAHSNVQASAVITGGLFALIPGRALVAGVQDGLTGYYITAAARLLEVGYLIVGIVVGVLSVLYIGLQIDPGLKRLNPEQALGLFNDPLVQTVASMLLALAFCVLLQQERHTVAFATINGGVAWVVYGALNVTAGFNAVPSTAIAAGLVGLFGQLLSRYRYASALPYVTAAIGPLLPGSATYFGLLNFAQGNLLEGISSLIRAASLALAIAVGVNLGSEVARLFLRAPGITEAGAGRRAAKRTRGF, from the coding sequence GTGGTGTCGGACCCACCGCGCGGGCAGCGCGGCAGCAGCGGCAACAGCACCGGCGCGGGCAGGGGCGGCGGTACCGGTGACCCTGGGACCTCGGAGCCGGCCGGCCTTCCCGAGGAGCGCAAACCGCAGTCGGACGAGGCGCACAGCGCCTTCACGCCACCGCTGGGCGTGCCGCTGCCGCCGACGCCCGAAGAGGAGCACCCCACCTCCGAGTTCGCGCTGCCCGAGGGCCTGCGCCCGGAGGCGCCGGCCGAGCAGGAGGGGTCGGCGTTCGCGCCGCCCGGGAGCACCACCGGGCAGACCCCGCTGCCGGGCACCGTGGCCGGCGGTCTGGCGTTCACCCCGCCGCACGGCATCCCGGTCCTCAGCCTCACCAAGGAGGCGCCGTGGCAGGACCGGATGCGCACGATGCTCCGGATGCCGATCCACGAGCGGCCGGTGCCCGAGCGGGTGGAGCGCGCCGAAGACGAGACCGGCGGCCCCGCCGTTCCCCGCGTGCTCGACCTGACGCTGCGTATCGGCGAGATCCTGCTGGCGGGCGGCGAGGGCGCGGAGGACGTCGAGGCGGCCATGTTCGGCGTGGCGCACGCGTACGGCCTGGAGCGGGTCGAGCCGACCGTCACGTTCACGCTGCTGTCGATCTCGTACCAGCCGTCGCTGGTCGACGACCCGGTCACCGCCAGCCGGACGGTGCGGCGGCGCGGGGTCGACTACAACCGGCTGTCCGCGGTGTTCCGGCTGGTCGACGAGATCACCTCCGAGGGCATCACCCTGGAGGAGGCGTACCGCGGTCTGGCCGAGATCCGGCGGAACCGCCACCCGTACCCGAGCTGGGCGCTGACGCTGGCCTCCGGGCTGCTCTCCGGCGCGGCGAGCATGCTGGTCGGCGGCGGGGCGCTGGTGTTCGCGGCGGCGGCGGTGGGCTCGATGCTCGGCGACCGGCTGGCGTGGCTGGCGTCCGGGCGCGGGCTCCCGGAGTTCTACCAGTTCGTGTGTGCGGCGATGCCGCCGGCGGCGATAGGGCTCGCGTTCGGCCTGGCGCACTCCAACGTGCAGGCGTCCGCGGTGATCACCGGTGGGCTGTTCGCGCTGATCCCGGGGCGGGCGCTGGTCGCCGGTGTGCAGGACGGGCTGACGGGTTACTACATCACCGCCGCCGCCCGGCTGTTGGAGGTCGGCTACCTGATCGTCGGCATCGTCGTCGGCGTGCTGTCGGTGCTCTACATCGGGCTCCAGATCGACCCCGGCCTCAAGCGGCTCAACCCCGAGCAGGCGCTGGGGCTGTTCAACGATCCGCTGGTGCAGACCGTCGCGTCCATGCTGCTGGCGCTGGCGTTCTGTGTGCTGCTCCAACAGGAGCGGCACACCGTCGCGTTCGCGACGATAAACGGCGGGGTCGCCTGGGTCGTGTACGGGGCGCTGAACGTGACCGCCGGCTTCAACGCCGTACCGTCCACAGCCATCGCCGCCGGGCTCGTCGGCCTCTTCGGCCAGCTGCTCTCCCGGTACCGCTACGCCTCGGCGCTGCCGTACGTCACCGCGGCGATCGGCCCGCTGCTCCCCGGTAGCGCGACGTACTTCGGGCTGCTCAACTTCGCCCAGGGCAATCTGCTGGAGGGCATCTCGTCGCTGATCCGGGCCGCCTCGCTGGCGCTGGCGATCGCCGTCGGGGTCAACCTGGGAAGCGAGGTCGCGCGGCTGTTCCTGCGGGCGCCGGGCATCACGGAGGCGGGCGCGGGCCGCCGGGCGGCCAAGCGGACCCGCGGTTTCTAG
- a CDS encoding DedA family protein, with product MNTLALGPQWLDPDYLLQTFGLVGLLFIVFAESGLLIGFFLPGDSLLFTTGLLVTTNKLNTPLWAVCLLVVLAAVLGDQAGYLFGRKVGPSLFRRPDSRLFKQENVEKAHLFFEKHGPKSLILARFVPIVRTFTPIIAGVSRMNYRSFITFNLIGGSLWGAGVTLLGAALGNVAFVHTHIELILVGIVLVSVVPIVIEYLRARGKAAKEPAGAAVRPAGSPDRPLGAPGDGRRGRHAKR from the coding sequence GTGAATACCCTCGCGCTCGGCCCCCAGTGGCTGGACCCGGACTATCTCCTCCAGACCTTCGGTCTGGTCGGCCTCCTGTTCATCGTCTTCGCCGAGTCCGGCCTGCTGATCGGTTTCTTCCTGCCGGGTGACTCGCTGCTGTTCACGACCGGGCTGCTGGTGACGACGAACAAGCTGAACACCCCGCTGTGGGCGGTGTGCCTGCTGGTGGTGCTGGCCGCCGTCCTGGGCGACCAGGCCGGCTACCTCTTCGGGCGCAAGGTCGGCCCGTCGCTCTTCAGGCGTCCCGACTCGCGGCTCTTCAAGCAGGAGAACGTCGAGAAGGCGCACCTCTTCTTCGAGAAGCACGGCCCGAAGTCGCTGATCCTGGCCCGCTTCGTGCCGATCGTGCGGACGTTCACGCCGATCATCGCCGGCGTGAGCCGGATGAACTACCGCTCCTTCATCACCTTCAACCTCATCGGCGGTTCGCTGTGGGGCGCCGGGGTGACGCTGCTGGGCGCAGCGCTGGGCAACGTCGCGTTCGTGCACACGCACATCGAGCTGATCCTCGTGGGGATCGTGCTGGTCTCCGTGGTCCCGATCGTCATCGAGTACCTCCGGGCGCGCGGCAAGGCGGCGAAGGAGCCGGCGGGTGCGGCCGTCCGCCCGGCGGGGAGCCCGGACCGGCCCCTGGGCGCACCGGGCGACGGCCGCCGCGGGCGGCACGCCAAGCGCTGA
- a CDS encoding YbjQ family protein codes for MGIEEYGGGQQASDVLVVTTNDVPGFHVTRVIGEVFGLTVRSRHLGSQIGAGLKSMIGGELRGLTKTLVETRNQAMERLVEQARSRGANAVLMFRFDVTEAADVGTEVCAYGTAVVLSPAS; via the coding sequence ATGGGCATCGAGGAGTACGGCGGGGGACAGCAGGCATCGGACGTCCTGGTGGTCACCACGAACGACGTCCCCGGATTCCACGTGACGCGGGTGATCGGCGAGGTCTTCGGCCTGACCGTCCGCTCGCGGCATCTCGGCAGCCAGATCGGCGCCGGCCTGAAGTCGATGATCGGCGGCGAGCTGCGCGGCCTGACCAAGACCCTCGTCGAGACCCGCAACCAGGCCATGGAGCGGCTGGTGGAACAGGCCCGCTCCCGGGGTGCGAACGCGGTGCTCATGTTCCGCTTCGACGTCACCGAGGCCGCCGACGTCGGCACCGAGGTGTGCGCCTACGGCACGGCCGTGGTCCTGTCCCCCGCGAGCTGA
- a CDS encoding MerR family transcriptional regulator, with protein MSYSVGQVAGFAGITVRTLHHYDEIGLLVPSERSHAGHRRYGDHDLDRLQQILFYRELGFPLDEVAALLDDPDADPQEHLRRQHDLLTARIGKLREMAAAVENAMEARRMNVRLTPEEKFEVFGDFDPDRYAAEAERRWGGTDAYKESARRTAAYTKEDWKRLGAEFDAIHRRMADLLAQGVPADSEAAMDVAEEHRRFIGGSSYDCTYEIHTGLGEMYVADERFTATYEAIRPGLAVYMRDAMLANAVRHL; from the coding sequence GTGAGCTATTCGGTAGGGCAGGTCGCCGGTTTCGCCGGGATCACGGTGCGCACCCTGCACCACTACGACGAGATCGGGCTGCTGGTGCCCAGCGAGCGCAGCCACGCAGGTCACCGCCGGTACGGCGACCACGACCTGGACCGGCTCCAGCAGATCCTGTTCTACCGCGAGCTCGGCTTTCCGCTCGACGAGGTGGCGGCCCTCCTGGACGACCCGGACGCGGACCCGCAGGAGCACCTGCGGCGCCAGCACGACCTGCTGACCGCGCGGATCGGGAAGCTCCGGGAGATGGCCGCCGCCGTCGAGAACGCGATGGAGGCACGCAGAATGAACGTACGGCTCACCCCGGAGGAGAAGTTCGAGGTCTTCGGGGACTTCGACCCCGACCGGTACGCCGCCGAGGCGGAGCGGCGCTGGGGCGGCACCGACGCCTACAAGGAGTCGGCGCGGCGGACGGCCGCGTACACCAAGGAGGACTGGAAGCGGCTGGGGGCGGAGTTCGACGCCATCCACCGCAGGATGGCCGACCTGCTGGCGCAGGGCGTGCCGGCGGACTCCGAGGCGGCGATGGACGTCGCGGAGGAGCACCGCCGGTTCATCGGGGGCTCCTCTTACGACTGCACCTACGAGATCCACACCGGGCTGGGGGAGATGTACGTCGCGGACGAGCGGTTCACCGCCACGTACGAGGCGATCCGGCCCGGTCTGGCGGTGTACATGCGGGACGCGATGCTGGCGAACGCGGTCCGGCACCTGTGA
- the leuE gene encoding leucine efflux protein LeuE, whose translation MLGITDLSTYLAGLALIILLPGPNSLYVVSVAARRGRRVAYRAAAGVLCGDTVLMTLSAGGVASLLKTSPLLFGIVKFAGAGYLTWLAVGMLRGAWSLWRGGRDRRSVRHAGAAGEAAAQGAAVAARDGAAVPGGAPAAPAPSPAPKQAAERPFRRALVVSLLNPKAILFFISFFVQFVDPSYAHPVLSFLALGAWAQLFSLSYLSVLIFSGTFLAATFRRRKRLTAGLSAGAGAAFLGFAAKLSLASAS comes from the coding sequence ATGCTCGGAATAACGGATCTGTCCACGTATCTGGCGGGCCTGGCACTGATCATTCTGCTGCCGGGCCCGAATTCGCTCTATGTCGTCTCCGTGGCCGCCCGGCGCGGCCGGCGGGTGGCGTACCGCGCCGCGGCGGGCGTGCTGTGCGGCGACACGGTGCTGATGACGCTGTCGGCGGGCGGGGTGGCCTCGCTGCTGAAGACCAGCCCGCTGCTCTTCGGCATCGTGAAGTTCGCCGGCGCGGGCTACCTCACGTGGCTGGCCGTCGGGATGCTGCGCGGCGCCTGGTCCCTGTGGCGCGGCGGCCGGGACCGCAGGTCCGTACGGCACGCCGGCGCCGCGGGGGAGGCGGCGGCCCAGGGCGCGGCCGTGGCGGCCCGGGACGGCGCGGCCGTGCCAGGGGGCGCCCCGGCGGCCCCGGCCCCGTCCCCGGCCCCCAAGCAGGCCGCCGAACGGCCGTTCCGCCGGGCGCTGGTGGTGAGCCTGCTCAACCCGAAGGCGATCTTGTTCTTCATCTCCTTCTTCGTGCAGTTCGTGGACCCGTCCTATGCGCACCCGGTGCTGTCGTTCCTGGCCCTCGGCGCCTGGGCGCAGCTGTTCAGCCTCAGCTACCTCTCGGTCCTGATCTTCAGCGGGACGTTCCTGGCGGCGACCTTCCGGCGCCGCAAGCGGCTGACGGCCGGGCTGTCCGCGGGCGCCGGCGCCGCCTTCCTCGGTTTCGCGGCGAAACTGTCGCTGGCCAGCGCGAGCTGA
- the wrbA gene encoding NAD(P)H:quinone oxidoreductase, with protein sequence MPTHDVNVAVIYYSSTGTIAELARLIADAAEHAGADVRLRRAAELAPQAAIDANPAWAANVTATADILEASHEDMIWADAVIFGTPTRFGNVTSQLKQFLDTLGGLWRQGRLADKVYSGFTGSATAHGGQESTLLALYHSVHHFGGILIAPGYTDPAKFADGNPYGTSHVGGPETPLDANARTAARIQAERVVKFTKAIKAGLSAAS encoded by the coding sequence ATGCCCACGCACGACGTGAACGTCGCGGTCATCTACTACTCCTCGACCGGCACCATCGCCGAGCTGGCCCGCCTGATCGCGGACGCCGCCGAGCACGCCGGCGCCGACGTACGCCTGCGCCGGGCCGCCGAACTCGCCCCGCAGGCCGCCATCGACGCCAACCCGGCCTGGGCCGCGAACGTCACCGCCACCGCCGACATCCTGGAGGCGAGCCACGAGGACATGATCTGGGCGGACGCGGTGATCTTCGGGACCCCCACCCGCTTCGGCAACGTCACGTCCCAGCTCAAGCAGTTCCTCGACACCCTCGGCGGCCTCTGGCGGCAGGGCAGGCTGGCCGACAAGGTCTACAGCGGCTTCACCGGCTCCGCCACCGCGCACGGCGGCCAGGAGTCCACCCTCCTCGCGCTCTACCACTCCGTCCACCACTTCGGCGGCATCCTCATCGCCCCCGGCTACACGGACCCGGCGAAGTTCGCCGACGGCAACCCCTACGGCACCTCGCACGTCGGCGGCCCCGAAACCCCGCTCGACGCGAACGCCCGCACCGCCGCCCGGATCCAGGCGGAACGTGTCGTGAAATTCACCAAAGCCATCAAAGCCGGTCTTTCCGCTGCGAGTTGA